The nucleotide sequence ATCTATAACAGCCAATGTATTTGTTATTGTAATAATCAGAAATGATCCGCGCCTTTACAAGCCCATGTATTTCCTCATCGGTGCACTGTCTTTTCTAGAGATCTGGTATCCTACAGTGACCGTCCCCAGGCTGCTATGGGCTCTGCTTGCAGATGAAGAGTCAATATCTCCAGCCGGATGTTTTAcccagttttttttccatttttcctttgGTGCCACTGAAAATTTTTTGCTGACTGTAATGGCCCTTGACCGCTTTTTGGCTATATGCAATCCTCTACACTATTCACATATTATGAGCCCCAACACTTGCATTCTGATGTTATCGGGCTCCTGGCTATTTGGGTTTGTGGTTGTAGCCATCCCTTCTTTAGAAATCacaaagctttctttttgtggctgTAATATAATTGATCACTATTACTGTGATTTTGCCCCATTGATCAAGTTGTCTTGCTCTGAGACTTCTCATGTTGAAAAGATGGTTTTTGTTTCTTCCTGCTTTGTAATATTGGGATGTTTTTCGGTAATTATTATGTCTTATATCTGGATTATAAAGACGACTTTGCATTTTTCTGTTTCATTTGGGAAAAGTAGGACATTTTCCACATGTGCCTCCCATCTACTAgttgttgttattttttatgCTACCACTATATTTATGTTTGTCAGACCCACAGCTAAAGACTTTTTATATTTGAATAAAATAATATCTATTGTTCCATCTATAATCACCCCCCTCTTAAACCCGATAATCTACACCTTGCGAAACAAAGAGGTCAAAGAAGCTGTATGCAAAACAGCCAA is from Rana temporaria chromosome 9, aRanTem1.1, whole genome shotgun sequence and encodes:
- the LOC120914562 gene encoding olfactory receptor 6F1-like, translating into MHCFLQINILQIKCSNRTKASEFYLVGFSLLKEAGFYLFVLIFIIYILSITANVFVIVIIRNDPRLYKPMYFLIGALSFLEIWYPTVTVPRLLWALLADEESISPAGCFTQFFFHFSFGATENFLLTVMALDRFLAICNPLHYSHIMSPNTCILMLSGSWLFGFVVVAIPSLEITKLSFCGCNIIDHYYCDFAPLIKLSCSETSHVEKMVFVSSCFVILGCFSVIIMSYIWIIKTTLHFSVSFGKSRTFSTCASHLLVVVIFYATTIFMFVRPTAKDFLYLNKIISIVPSIITPLLNPIIYTLRNKEVKEAVCKTAKKWKDYHA